A window of Numenius arquata chromosome 6, bNumArq3.hap1.1, whole genome shotgun sequence contains these coding sequences:
- the LOC141465229 gene encoding cytosolic phospholipase A2 epsilon-like: MSQEVLPVEVPEALYYMDPGKTTMPGNSFFLQDGDSDIDSLEDGEPQEENEESAVPDKGDFKIESSPCYLLTVRIIRMRNLQRVDALSEADCYVSLWLPTATCERSRTKTVRNSNNPVWNETFYFRIQSQVKNVLELTVYDEDFATPDDHLLCTLFDTAKLPIDRTVLLYFKPSPQAKEELEVEFKLEAASGPHETIATNGVLVCRELCCLEVEVEEKKEQKSKRELSLTVKGSFEGTQDITLGPDGVASPSGPTKFHYIKYAEPTLDVMLPKKRRYHPWTCKFSTETGSPVVMLNSLTMGRKTTIAEEKRFDLNVTAQNCHCSCHQDLDMRFGFDLCSEEMTFLGKRKRYVASALKNVFHLQQDLQDCEVPVVAIITTGGGLKSMTGLYGSLMALKKLNLLDCVTYISGLSGTTWTMANLYRDAYWSQKDLDSHIGEAQKQATKCKMGCFSMDRMKYYNKQLCQRKEEGYRTSFIDLWGLMIEYLLNDGKDSHKLSDQQEALCDGQNPLPIYVSVCVRDNYSTNDFKEWVEFTPYEVGLLKYGAFVRTEHFGSEFFMGRLLKKLPESRICYLQGMWSSIFSVNLLQIWGLSHSSEDFWKRWTQDRIEEVDEDPVLPTRPHELRTRMYTPPGPLSSALRGALTDRFSVAQHHNFLKGYQLHNNYLENEHFCRWKDTVLDSRPNQLMQNPDQLGMIDAGFFINTSSAPLLRPQREVDVIIFLSYTTGSHTSNLDKMCKYYSEQKIPFPKISLTDEDKKNLKECYIFQDSDLPGCPIVIFLPLVNDTFREYKAPGVKRCCSEMEGGQLDLTSRFSPYCMFSVRYTDENYRRLLNLSEYNILNNSQTIMQALQTAMQRRRQNMYC, from the exons GACTGTAAGGATCATCCGGATGAGAAATCTCCAGCGAGTGGATGCCT TAAGTGAAGCTGATTGCTACGTATCGTTGTGGCTGCCAACTGCGACATGTGAAAGGTCCCGCACTAAAACTGTGAGGAACTCCAACAATCCGGTGTGGAATGAAACATTCTACTTCAGAATCCAGAGTCAGGTCAAG aATGTGTTGGAGCTGACAGTGTATGATGAGGATTTTGCCACTCCGGATGACCATCTCCTCTGTACCCTCTTTGATACTGCTAAACTTCCCATTGACAGAACAGTGCTCCTGTATTTTAAGCCCAGCCCACAG GCCAAGGAGGAACTAGAGGTTGAATTCAAATTGGAGGCTGC TTCTGGTCCTCATGAAACCATTGCTACCAATGGAGTCCTGGTG TGTCGTGAACTTTGCTGCTTGGAAGTTgaagtggaggaaaagaaggagcaAAAATCAA aGAGAGAGCTTTCCCTCACCGTGAAGGGCTCTTTTGAGGGGACACAGGATATCACGCTGGGCCCTGATGGCGTGGCCAGCCCATCAGGTCCCACCAAGTTCCACTATATCAAGTATGCAGAGCCAACACTGGACGTCATGTTGCCAAAGAAGAGGCGCTACCACCCT TGGACCTGTAAGTTCAGTACAGAGACGGGCTCCCCGGTGGTGATGTTGAATTCGCTGACCATGGGAAGGAAAACGACCATTGCAGAG gagaaaagaTTTGACTTGAATGTGACAGCACAAAACTG TCATTGTTCGTGCCACCAAGACCTGGACATGCGCTTTGGGTTTGACTTATGTTCAGAGGAAATGACTttcctggggaaaagaaagagatacGTAGCAAGTgccctgaaaaatgtttttcacctACAACAGGATCTGCAGGATTGTGAA GTCCCTGTGGTGGCTATCATCACAACAGGTGGAGGACTGAAGTCAATGACAGGACTATATGGCAGCCTCATGGCACTCAAGAAATTAAATCTCCTGGACTGTGTAACATACATCAGCGGGTTGTCCGGCACCACATG GACCATGGCCAATTTATACAGAGATGCCTACTGGTCGCAGAAGGACCTAGACTCACATATTGGTGAAGCCCAGAAACAAGCAACCAAATGCAAGATGGGCTGTTTTTCTATGGACCGAATGAAGTACTACAATAAGCAGCTTTGTCAGCGGAAAGAAGAGGGATACAGGACATCATTTATAGATCTTTGGGGGCTCATGATTGAGTACTTACTAAATGATGGG AAAGACTCCCACAAACTTTCGGATCAGCAAGAAGCACTGTGTGACGGCCAGAACCCACTGCCCATCTATGTGTCGGTCTGTGTCCGGGACAACTACAGCACCAATGATTTCAAAG AGTGGGTGGAGTTCACCCCCTACGAGGTGGGACTGCTGAAGTACGGCGCGTTCGTTCGCACAGAGCATTTTGGAAGCGAGTTCTTCATGGGACGCTTGCTAAAAAAGCTCCCCGAATCCCGGATCTGCTACCTTCAAG GTATGTGGAGCAGTATATTTTCTGTGAACCTGTTACAAATATGGGGACTGTCCCACAGTTCAGAGGACTtctggaagagatggacacaAGACAGAATAGAAGAAGTTG ATGAAGACCCAGTATTGCCTACTAGACCCCATGAGCTGAGGACTCGCATGTACACTCCTCCTGGACCCCTGTCCAGTGCCCTTCGGGGAGCATTGACTGACCGCTTCTCTGTTGCCCAGCACCACAATTTCCTGAAGGGCTACCAGCTGCACAACAACTACCTGGAGAACGAGCACTTCTGTCGATGGAAAG acaCTGTGTTAGATTCACGTCCCAACCAGCTGATGCAAAATCCCGATCAACTGGGCATGATAGATGCTGGATTTTTCATCAATACCAGCAGTGCACCACTTTTAAGGCCACAGAGGGAAGTGGATGTCATCATATTTTTAAGTTATACTACTGGATCACATACGTCG AATCTAGATAAGATGTGCAAATACTACTCAGAGCAGAAAATCCCATTCCCCAAAATCTCTTTGACTGATGAAgataagaaaaatctgaaagagtGCTACATCTTCCAAGATTCCGATTTGCCAGGATGTCCGATtgtgatttttcttccccttgtgAATGACACCTTCCGAGAATACAAAGCACCTG gTGTCAAGCGCTGTTGCTCAGAGATGGAGGGAGGACAACTTGATTTGACCAGTCGCTTTTCCCCCTACTGCATGTTCTCGGTCAGGTATACCGATGAGAATTACCGCCGGCTGCTGAACCTCAGTGAATACAACATCCTGAACAACTCACAGACGATTATGCAGGCCTTGCAGACAGCGATGCAAAGGAGAAGGCAAAACATGTACTGCTAA